CTGTTGATATGAAAAACGAACTTACCGGCTGAACCTGCTCTGTGTATTAGTATTAAAGKTAGTCTTGCATTGTTTTTTKGGGGTGGKGGGGCAATAAAATAGAAGATATTGTTTAGCCTTTCTGCACTTGCAACTTTCGACAACAAACGCCACCAAAATCCTAGCTCTTCGTTGTTGATTGGTGAAGTGCAATATGCTACGATGAAGTATCCCGCCACCTACCGTTCTGGAATGGTGACGTTCGGGCCTTTGACTACACTATATGATGCCACGCAAAACCATTATGTAGGCAGCTATCACATACACATCCAGAAGTATTCATATATTCTAAAATATAAGTATTAATATATTCTACAAATGCAATCAAATATATTGAGGAAAGGCTAAGGGGGAATTATGCCTCGCTTTTCCATTAGAATGTATATGTACCCGCAATATGTACAAATTCCCTGCATCTAGATGTAAAATGCAGAATGTGGAACAATAttatgacattgtgtgtgtgtgtgtgtgtgtgtgtgtgtgtgcgtgcgcattcAGAATGATTGGATAGGCTTTACCACGTGATCATCATCCCTCGACTCGACTGGAGTTTTCAGGACAACTGAGAGAGCGGCTTTGGTCATTTGCCTGTCAAATTAACCAATATTGAGCTCAAACAAATATAGGTTTTATACGATGGGAGACAAGAAGAGCCCCACAAGGTAAAAATACttatatatttataaatgtatttatattgaaAAATTGCCTAAATATGTGATGAACACTTGTAAACAGAGCGCGCGACCAATGGATGAGTAGCgccgctagctagttagctacattgtATCAACATGGCGAATCTGATCATTCGACTCAAATAAGATTcgtttgtattgttgtgtttttttatatatatattttttttatactgtgtttttttatatatatattttttttatacacacaTTCATTAATATATTAGCTTAAATGGCTATGTTGACAGTGTTGGGCCCCATCTCTGTGTGCGTGTTTTCTTTGAAGGCCGAAGCGGCAACCCAAGCCCTCCTCGGACGATGGATACTGGGACTGTAGCGTCTGTACGTTCAGGAACACCGCCGAAGCTTTCAAGTGCATGATGTGCGATGTCAGAAAGGGAACGTCAACACGGTAWGAAAATCAAAGAAATTATGTCCTGGTAGTTTCAGACTATAGATACAGGCAGTGATTACTATTAGCTGTAACTGTATCAATCAGGCTGCTAAAGCTACAACAGAGGACTCATCAATCATTGTAATATCATAGCCCAAACTCAAGTGGTTAGTCTGAATGAGACACTTCTAATTTGGGGACATTATTTGCCAGATTCTATGGTCCATTTAGTGTGGCAGATTGtcaattgtgtgtgtatatatatatatatatatatatatatatatatatatatatatatattcaataaaGGGATAAAACTAAAATTTCGATTTGGGATGCAAAATTGATCAGGAACATTTTCCAGTTGAAAGTAGTCAGTTGTTAACATTGTACCCTGTAAGATGTTGTCCCTGTGCAGTATTTGTCTATGTGCAGTGTGTTTCCTCATGGTAGTCCACTTTACCATACAATGCatacagttgtaaatgagaacgagttctcaactggcctacctggttaaataaagaaataatataCATCATACAATAGGACTCTAGTTAAACAGTACCCCTGTACATGTCCAGTGTTCATAAATATGCAGTGCATAATTCTGTTAATGGCttaatattcaaataaaatagattttgtctCACRcgctgaatacaacagatgtagactttaCCAAGAAATGCTTGTTTATAAGCCCTTTCCAACGATGCAGTTAAARAATTGaaacaaagaaaaatacaaaatagtaacacagaataaaatacacaagaatcaagctatatacagggagtaccagtaccagatcactgtgcagggTAGCCAGCAGATTCCCttacgcttgtttacactgagctgcactggggttGGAATGCAATCATGGTTACGTTAAGACACCGTGGAGCCGGCGCAATACGTTGAAGAAATACTGCTAGTTTTCTTGGAAAACTGCCCTTTTCATCCTCATGTTAGATAGCagtagccacagcagccattATGGATTGGTGTGTAGTGTTGAACAACAAaagagctgattggctgacactacCATTGYTGCGGTGTAAACGGTATGGTTGGAATCTGCTGgctatgtgcaggggtacaaggtagatatgtacataaaggcagggtaaataATAATAGTCACACTTGTTTCTGTTTTTTAGGAAGCCTCGCCCTGTCTCMCAACTTGTCGCCCAGCAAGTCACTCCACAGTTTGCTTCACCCACACAACCCaaaaaagagaagaaggagaaatcGGAGAAAGATAAGAGTGAAAAGGAACCAACACTGAAAAAGAACAGCCACAAGAAGATGAGGTAAGGAGGAACCTATGTTTGAACAACATATTTGCAAAGATACTATGAATGTTGAAGAAGATTTCAATCATCTTATATTAGTGCAAtgattactttattacatttaaTCAAAATCATTCACAGGTTCAATTGACCCCTCCTCCTGTTAACCCTAACTAGCCATACTATTGACCCCTCCCTGTTAGTACCCTAACTAGCCATACTATTGACCTCTCCCTGTTAGTACCCTAACTAGCCATACTATGACCTCTCCCTGTATACCCAAACCAGCAACTattgcccctccctgttagtACCCTAACAGTCATACTATTACCCCTCCCTGTTAGTACCCTTACTAGTAGCATACTATTGACCCCTCTCCTTTTACACCTAACCAGTCTTACATTGACCCCTCCTGTTATACCCTACACCAGTTATACTATTTGACCCTCCTGCTCTTAGTATCCTGACCAATCATACTATTGGCCCCTCCCTGGTTGACCCAACTACATACTATTGACCCCTCCTGCTCTTAGTACCCTAACCAGTCATACTATTGCCCCTCCCGTTAGTACCCTAACCAGTCATTACTATTACCCTCCTGCTCTGTAGTACCCTAACCAGTTATACTATTGACCCCTCTGTTAGTTACCCTACCAGTCCATACTATTGACCCCTCCCTGTTAGGTACCTTAACCAGTCATACTATTATCCCTTCCCTTTATTTACCCTACCGCATACTATTACCCCTCTCGTAGTCCCTACCCGTCATACTATTGGCCCCTCCCGGTTAGTACCCTAACTAGCCATACTATTGACCCCTCCTGCTCTTAGTACC
This portion of the Salvelinus sp. IW2-2015 linkage group LG4q.1:29, ASM291031v2, whole genome shotgun sequence genome encodes:
- the LOC111962760 gene encoding YY1-associated factor 2-like translates to MGDKKSPTRPKRQPKPSSDDGYWDCSVCTFRNTAEAFKCMMCDVRKGTSTRKPRPVSQLVAQQVTPQFASPTQPKKEKKEKSEKDKSEKEPTLKKNSHKKMRPRLKNVDRSSAQHLEVTVGDLTVIITDFKEKTKPASTPSSAASADQHSQSGNTSSDNTERGVSRSSSPRGEGSLVNGETH